A genomic region of Leptospira mtsangambouensis contains the following coding sequences:
- the gatA gene encoding Asp-tRNA(Asn)/Glu-tRNA(Gln) amidotransferase subunit GatA, protein MKDLIFLTYSEIKTKLNDGSISSKELVLAYIKRIESTDAKVKAFLEFNKERILAHAEESDNRRKAGKLLSEFDGIPIGIKDNICITGEITSCSSHILENFRSPYDASVIQKLKEKGFVLFPRLNMDEFAMGSSTENSAFQTTRNPFDTNRIPGGSSGGSAAAVAASMLPVSLGSDTGGSIRQPAALCGIWGLKPTYGRVSRYGLVAYASSLDQIGPFSNDLQGIADLLEIISGLDHKDQTTAKVDSFETNSVSSIDWKGKRIGVMKTEEFNFSPDVNKRYTDILKEIESKGAILVPLDFSLLKYAIPVYYLIATAECSSNLSRFDGIRYGLRKEGAGKLDDLYSESRTQGFGPEVKRRILLGTFSLSSGYYDAYYGKAQKARVLIRKQYAEFFKSVDIIFQPTSPTTAFKVGEKTKDPIQMYQADILTTSVNLAGVPAISCPAGLDSGNLPIGLQITSSHFDESKLLSYAKSVSELEICKLPLPTEII, encoded by the coding sequence ATGAAAGACTTAATTTTTCTCACTTATTCTGAGATCAAAACAAAACTTAATGATGGAAGTATTAGTTCCAAAGAACTAGTATTAGCTTATATCAAACGAATTGAATCAACAGATGCAAAGGTGAAAGCTTTTTTAGAATTCAATAAGGAACGAATTTTAGCCCATGCTGAAGAAAGCGACAATCGAAGAAAAGCAGGAAAGTTACTTTCCGAATTCGATGGAATTCCCATTGGAATCAAAGATAATATCTGTATTACTGGTGAAATTACTTCTTGTTCTTCTCATATTTTAGAAAACTTTCGTTCACCATACGATGCATCAGTCATTCAAAAGCTAAAAGAAAAAGGTTTTGTTTTGTTTCCTAGGCTTAATATGGATGAGTTTGCCATGGGTTCCTCTACAGAAAACAGTGCCTTCCAAACAACAAGAAATCCTTTTGATACAAACAGAATCCCAGGTGGATCTAGCGGCGGTTCTGCGGCGGCTGTGGCAGCTTCTATGTTACCGGTTTCTCTCGGCTCCGATACGGGAGGTTCCATCCGACAACCTGCGGCACTCTGTGGAATCTGGGGTTTAAAACCTACATATGGTCGTGTTTCCAGATACGGACTTGTGGCTTATGCTTCTAGCCTCGACCAAATTGGACCTTTTTCAAATGATTTACAAGGGATTGCAGACTTATTAGAGATTATTTCTGGATTGGATCACAAAGACCAAACGACTGCAAAAGTAGATTCCTTTGAAACAAATTCAGTTTCTTCCATTGATTGGAAAGGGAAACGAATTGGTGTGATGAAAACGGAAGAATTCAATTTTTCACCAGATGTAAACAAACGTTATACGGATATATTAAAAGAAATTGAATCGAAGGGGGCAATTCTTGTTCCACTTGATTTTTCTTTATTAAAGTATGCAATTCCAGTTTATTATTTAATCGCTACTGCAGAATGTTCTTCCAACCTAAGTCGTTTTGATGGAATTCGATATGGATTAAGAAAAGAAGGCGCAGGTAAATTGGATGATTTATATTCTGAATCTAGAACTCAAGGATTTGGTCCAGAAGTCAAACGCCGAATTCTACTCGGCACTTTTTCTTTAAGTTCTGGTTATTATGATGCGTATTACGGAAAAGCTCAAAAAGCAAGAGTTCTCATTCGCAAACAATATGCAGAATTCTTTAAGTCAGTCGATATTATTTTTCAACCAACCTCACCGACGACAGCATTCAAAGTAGGGGAAAAAACCAAAGATCCAATCCAAATGTACCAAGCGGATATCCTTACCACTTCAGTTAACTTAGCTGGAGTCCCTGCCATCAGTTGTCCTGCAGGATTGGATTCAGGAAACCTTCCCATTGGTTTACAAATTACTTCTTCACATTTTGATGAATCAAAACTTCTAAGTTATGCCAAATCGGTTTCTGAATTAGAAATCTGCAAACTACCTCTTCCTACCGAGATCATCTAA
- the gatC gene encoding Asp-tRNA(Asn)/Glu-tRNA(Gln) amidotransferase subunit GatC: MDEKELKNIANLAKLNIDDAEVSSMLGDFSRIVQYVDEIKNLDTSSVGDDEIYEQIFYELRKDLAENGLKRDDLAKIAPAYENGYVVVPKVIET, translated from the coding sequence ATGGATGAAAAAGAATTAAAAAACATTGCTAATTTGGCAAAACTTAACATTGATGATGCCGAAGTATCTTCCATGTTAGGTGACTTTTCTCGGATTGTACAATATGTGGACGAAATCAAAAACCTAGACACTTCCAGTGTAGGTGATGATGAAATTTATGAACAAATCTTTTATGAATTAAGAAAAGATTTAGCTGAAAACGGTTTAAAAAGGGACGATTTAGCAAAAATTGCTCCTGCTTATGAAAATGGATATGTTGTGGTTCCAAAGGTGATTGAAACATGA
- a CDS encoding undecaprenyl-phosphate glucose phosphotransferase, with protein sequence MLKERSQSFKLLFIVTDFFIALTSFVCAYVIRYYLSPDSSFQIQTIDPVNYLILGIVLGFSQVLSFLSIDLYHPRRGLSFSDELFAIITGVILNLLVVLSLLFFFRGESFSRLVIGYFAICTTILTSFSHFILRTFMQYLRSRGFNLKSVLIIGTGRSAINFSETIKKHSIYGYMVKGFVAGKKNLAPKKIHTVTTTNKLESYVEENNIDLIVYALSHEEGDSLKEVIDIADFHGIDLKVIPSYEEIVTAKGRVEVLDGIPIISIRNIPLRLGYNLVLKRIFDILFSLFFILLFSPFYLVIALLVKLTSKGPIFYKQERVGLDNKVFGMIKFRSMVVQTKEKSDTLWTIKDDPRVTAVGAVLRKLSLDETPQFFNVLIGDMSVVGPRPERPFYVEKFRNEHLQYMRRHAAKAGITGWAQVQGFRGDTSIEKRIEADIFYIENWSLLLDIKIILLTPLKAIIDRNAY encoded by the coding sequence ATGTTAAAAGAAAGAAGCCAATCCTTCAAACTCCTGTTCATTGTAACAGATTTCTTTATTGCACTGACAAGTTTTGTTTGTGCTTATGTGATTCGATATTACCTTTCTCCTGATTCAAGTTTCCAAATCCAAACAATTGATCCTGTAAATTATCTTATCTTAGGGATCGTTCTCGGGTTTTCGCAAGTTTTATCTTTTCTTTCTATCGACTTATACCACCCAAGACGAGGTTTATCTTTTTCTGATGAACTTTTTGCTATCATTACTGGTGTTATTTTAAATTTACTTGTGGTTCTTTCTCTTTTGTTTTTCTTTCGAGGAGAAAGTTTTTCCAGATTAGTTATTGGTTATTTTGCAATTTGTACAACCATCCTCACTTCCTTTTCTCATTTTATATTGCGTACTTTTATGCAATACCTACGAAGCAGAGGATTCAATTTAAAATCGGTTCTTATCATCGGAACAGGAAGATCAGCCATCAACTTTTCTGAAACCATCAAAAAACATTCCATTTATGGATATATGGTGAAAGGATTTGTTGCAGGGAAAAAAAACTTAGCTCCCAAAAAAATACATACAGTCACAACAACAAACAAATTAGAATCTTATGTAGAAGAAAACAACATTGACTTAATTGTATATGCTTTGTCTCACGAAGAAGGGGATTCTTTAAAAGAAGTCATCGATATTGCTGATTTTCATGGTATCGATTTAAAAGTAATTCCCAGTTATGAAGAAATTGTAACTGCAAAAGGAAGGGTGGAAGTTCTGGATGGGATTCCAATTATTTCTATCAGAAATATACCTTTGCGGTTGGGATATAATTTAGTTTTAAAACGAATCTTTGATATCCTGTTTTCATTATTTTTTATCTTATTATTTAGTCCTTTTTATTTGGTCATCGCATTACTTGTAAAACTAACGAGTAAAGGTCCGATCTTTTACAAACAAGAGCGAGTTGGTCTTGATAACAAAGTTTTTGGTATGATAAAGTTTCGATCCATGGTCGTACAAACCAAAGAAAAGTCTGATACTTTATGGACAATCAAAGATGACCCTCGGGTGACTGCGGTTGGCGCAGTCCTTAGGAAATTATCATTAGATGAAACACCGCAATTTTTTAATGTATTAATTGGTGACATGTCAGTTGTAGGACCAAGGCCTGAACGTCCATTTTATGTTGAAAAATTCAGAAACGAACATTTGCAATATATGAGAAGGCATGCCGCTAAAGCAGGCATTACTGGTTGGGCACAAGTCCAAGGATTTCGTGGAGACACCTCCATTGAAAAACGAATTGAAGCAGATATATTTTATATTGAGAACTGGTCTTTATTACTCGATATTAAAATTATTTTATTAACTCCCTTAAAAGCTATTATTGATAGGAATGCATACTGA
- a CDS encoding LPS-assembly protein LptD → MEILAQDINGLKLLFPEQAGQTKNAQEEERKQTTAQVQRGLVRKSVDSMSDREVEDNLRNLGLNPSGTIYTKRERLREALVPEEEQNLTPESLLSSQTKKGPPIQIQNAAEGQLLNIDKTKGGVLVLRGKVRLKIRSGELVADSVSIDANRQEIYAEGGVEYKDGSAKVNGDRMIYDLKINQGVVYNSKLSMFPSHFIGQKIKRLDEKRYLLEMGYFTACNAELPHESFQAKKIFIHDDRSVVAYSVSYKVGGTSLFWLPVLYNSESGNGVTTQIGKNNTQGWFWQNSYQWSDSYPNSIFLANGYKFRFDMYEKTGQAAQLEMWKLSPFLNYNINLGYANYKNTAITPVYEDRFKNNGLGNVAVTNNVDRGEMFPNTGLPYRNTGVNYDPWWKTDIRLNAKFNDFSRDYTRNVQLQYENYSNRQFDYEFGNRYQPSNSLQSLYTYRDVRFGLIRNLLNWNLNYTENRGDLSVGISMSRTLVYQIQANQYFAAQDTLPAVTIRNSSNIGLVPGTTSPIYWDLLFQTNINRIYGVPQQKTNPTTGVVDPRSQYQDFVLRSQTNVIGETGFRSPIAMGAYMSFTPSVYMGATKQTVEFPGSGNDLNSPDRDVNKAYATLLKQQSYQYVRQSHTVRMGIPEIFLSTTYRRLDADKAEAKDPILGNLRQHEAEFSLESYALNDWDISVRTIRDLRQFSSAYNPGLTNMQRWYYTVVRVGGFFDFVDGFTTRRPSLLERKRNFYSGVFINNDYVHHTPQNRSLSNNLTVSYKMGGFSWPIIRAFRSLEIGSTWYHVYKDSYLDSYRFFFKTDVKVTRYSGIELELDSRVTEPWRLTALAQGQFYAMNTSPELYTSQTGTNYDQTTIWEDLAAGTGAQGQTQRQKTVFNINRFMMTLKLDLHNWEYRLGYSMNLRALPGGLAMNNQLTFYDQSVYFSVNLTNFSFGESSSAQATRVRLYRFRKRPLDGTTTDLTE, encoded by the coding sequence ATGGAAATTCTGGCGCAGGATATCAACGGGCTAAAACTTCTGTTTCCAGAACAAGCTGGACAGACAAAAAATGCTCAGGAAGAAGAAAGAAAACAAACTACGGCACAAGTCCAAAGAGGTCTTGTTAGAAAATCTGTTGATTCCATGTCAGATCGCGAAGTGGAAGACAACCTTCGCAATTTAGGACTCAATCCATCCGGAACCATTTACACAAAAAGGGAAAGACTCCGTGAGGCTCTTGTCCCAGAAGAAGAACAAAACTTAACTCCCGAATCTCTTCTTAGTTCTCAAACCAAAAAAGGTCCTCCCATTCAAATTCAAAACGCAGCGGAAGGACAACTTTTAAACATTGATAAAACAAAAGGTGGGGTCCTTGTCCTTCGTGGTAAGGTTCGATTAAAAATTAGATCCGGTGAACTTGTTGCTGATTCAGTTTCGATTGATGCCAATCGCCAAGAAATTTATGCCGAAGGTGGAGTAGAATACAAAGACGGATCAGCCAAAGTAAACGGCGACCGGATGATCTATGATTTAAAAATCAACCAAGGTGTTGTTTATAATTCAAAGTTGAGTATGTTTCCTTCTCATTTCATTGGTCAAAAAATAAAACGATTAGATGAAAAACGTTACTTATTGGAAATGGGATACTTTACTGCTTGTAATGCGGAACTTCCACATGAATCATTCCAGGCAAAAAAAATCTTTATACATGATGATCGATCCGTAGTAGCATATAGTGTTTCCTATAAAGTAGGGGGAACATCCTTATTTTGGCTACCTGTTTTGTATAACTCCGAATCAGGAAATGGAGTTACAACACAAATTGGTAAAAACAATACACAAGGTTGGTTTTGGCAAAACTCATACCAATGGTCTGATTCTTATCCGAACAGTATCTTCCTTGCCAATGGATATAAATTTAGATTTGATATGTATGAAAAAACTGGCCAGGCAGCTCAGTTAGAGATGTGGAAACTATCTCCCTTTTTAAATTATAATATTAATCTTGGTTACGCAAATTATAAAAACACTGCCATTACTCCCGTTTATGAAGATCGATTTAAAAATAACGGATTGGGCAACGTAGCGGTCACAAACAACGTAGATCGAGGGGAAATGTTTCCCAATACTGGGTTGCCTTATCGCAATACAGGCGTTAACTATGACCCTTGGTGGAAAACAGATATTCGATTGAACGCTAAATTCAATGATTTTTCTCGTGACTACACAAGAAACGTTCAATTACAATATGAAAACTATAGCAATCGTCAGTTTGATTATGAATTTGGAAATAGATACCAACCTTCCAATTCTTTACAGTCCTTATACACATATAGAGATGTTCGTTTTGGACTCATTCGTAACTTACTCAATTGGAACTTAAATTATACGGAAAACCGAGGTGATTTAAGCGTTGGTATTTCCATGAGCCGTACACTTGTGTATCAAATCCAAGCAAACCAATATTTTGCTGCACAAGACACCTTACCAGCAGTAACAATTAGAAACTCAAGTAATATTGGTTTGGTGCCCGGAACAACAAGTCCAATCTATTGGGATTTATTATTTCAAACCAACATCAATCGGATATATGGTGTTCCGCAACAAAAAACGAATCCAACTACTGGTGTGGTTGATCCAAGAAGCCAATACCAAGATTTTGTTTTGCGATCTCAAACCAATGTAATCGGAGAAACTGGATTTCGTTCTCCCATTGCAATGGGCGCATATATGTCGTTCACACCTTCCGTTTATATGGGAGCAACAAAACAAACAGTGGAATTTCCTGGTTCGGGTAATGATTTAAACAGCCCTGATCGTGATGTGAACAAAGCGTATGCAACACTTTTAAAACAACAATCTTATCAGTATGTTCGCCAATCCCATACAGTTCGTATGGGGATTCCAGAAATCTTTTTATCAACTACTTATCGTCGTTTGGATGCTGACAAAGCAGAAGCAAAAGACCCTATTCTTGGAAATTTAAGACAACACGAAGCTGAGTTTTCCTTAGAAAGTTATGCACTTAATGACTGGGATATTTCTGTTAGAACCATTCGTGATTTACGTCAGTTTTCTTCTGCATACAATCCTGGCCTTACGAATATGCAACGTTGGTATTATACGGTTGTTCGAGTGGGTGGATTCTTTGATTTTGTGGATGGATTTACAACACGCAGACCAAGTCTTTTGGAAAGAAAACGTAATTTTTATTCGGGTGTATTCATTAACAATGATTATGTGCATCATACTCCACAAAACAGATCGCTATCAAATAACTTAACCGTATCTTATAAAATGGGTGGGTTTTCTTGGCCTATCATTCGTGCATTTCGAAGTTTAGAAATTGGATCTACTTGGTATCATGTTTATAAAGATAGTTATTTAGACAGTTACCGATTTTTCTTTAAAACCGATGTAAAAGTAACAAGATATTCGGGTATTGAATTAGAACTAGATTCACGAGTGACTGAACCTTGGCGTTTGACAGCACTTGCACAGGGACAATTCTATGCAATGAATACCAGTCCTGAACTATACACATCACAAACGGGAACCAATTATGACCAAACTACCATTTGGGAAGATTTGGCGGCAGGAACTGGTGCCCAAGGCCAAACACAAAGACAAAAAACTGTTTTTAATATCAATCGGTTCATGATGACCTTGAAGTTGGATTTACATAACTGGGAATACCGTTTAGGTTACAGTATGAACCTAAGAGCATTACCAGGAGGTCTTGCAATGAACAACCAATTGACTTTTTACGACCAATCTGTATACTTTTCTGTTAACTTAACCAATTTCAGTTTTGGCGAATCGTCATCGGCACAAGCCACTCGGGTTCGTTTGTATAGATTCCGCAAACGTCCTCTGGACGGAACGACAACAGACTTAACGGAATAA
- a CDS encoding response regulator, whose protein sequence is MTAVVGTEKETDVKRILVVEDERIIAINICSTLKQYGYNAKYVSDANDAIEHIENEHFDLVLMDIMLNGPMDGIEIATIIKKTKEIPVIYLTAYSDEATINRAKATEPFGYLIKPFNSRDLYISVEMAIYKSQVQKHIRNVESRLAENQKWETIALVASGISHEVNNPLTSILNLADLISLEAKKIGNLSLEEKASKIAEESDRIAKIIKNLVSYSQSTSSQWTYSNLGSILNDTRSFLHQYFLKEGIQCEIEFGDVPLAYCQPQKIKQVLLNLMQDARVRVNTREDSIGRKILVTLKQVEEDGSSHILIQIKDNGAEDLMKGIAQFNSLEVTKSIVIEHKGKMYRDEEGSSWYFTLPIIKPL, encoded by the coding sequence ATGACAGCAGTTGTGGGAACAGAGAAAGAAACAGACGTTAAAAGAATCCTTGTCGTAGAGGATGAAAGAATCATTGCCATCAATATTTGTTCTACATTGAAACAATACGGATACAACGCTAAATACGTTTCTGATGCCAATGATGCAATCGAACATATCGAAAACGAACATTTTGATCTAGTGTTAATGGATATTATGTTAAACGGTCCCATGGATGGGATTGAAATCGCAACGATAATAAAAAAAACAAAGGAAATCCCTGTCATTTATTTGACTGCGTATTCTGACGAAGCTACCATCAACCGAGCAAAGGCCACAGAACCTTTTGGGTATTTAATCAAACCATTTAACAGTCGTGATTTATATATTTCTGTAGAAATGGCAATATATAAATCTCAAGTCCAAAAACACATCCGAAATGTTGAAAGTAGGCTTGCTGAAAATCAAAAATGGGAAACCATAGCCCTCGTTGCTTCTGGAATCTCGCATGAAGTCAATAATCCACTCACTTCTATTTTGAATTTGGCAGATTTGATATCTTTAGAAGCCAAAAAAATAGGCAATCTTTCCTTAGAAGAAAAAGCATCCAAAATCGCAGAAGAATCGGATCGAATTGCAAAAATCATAAAAAACCTAGTCTCTTATTCACAATCAACTTCTTCTCAATGGACATATTCTAATTTAGGAAGTATCCTCAATGACACTCGGTCTTTTCTCCACCAGTATTTCTTAAAAGAAGGGATTCAATGTGAAATTGAATTTGGAGATGTTCCGCTTGCTTATTGCCAACCACAGAAGATCAAACAAGTCCTCCTCAATTTGATGCAAGACGCACGTGTTCGTGTCAATACAAGAGAAGATTCGATTGGTCGAAAGATCTTAGTCACACTCAAACAAGTGGAAGAGGATGGATCAAGCCATATCCTCATTCAAATTAAAGACAATGGTGCAGAAGATTTGATGAAAGGAATTGCACAATTCAATTCCTTAGAAGTAACCAAAAGTATTGTAATCGAACACAAAGGTAAAATGTACAGAGATGAAGAGGGATCATCCTGGTATTTCACCCTGCCAATCATCAAACCACTTTAA
- a CDS encoding ATP-dependent helicase — MNEDLNEAQNSVILSPPGPILVVAGAGTGKTNTLVNKLASLVQNGFDPSSLLLLTFTRRAAKEMLHRAATKLDSRMLSVQGGTFHSFCHHFLRKYSLVVSLNSNFTILDEDDATSLVGMARDQVVTKQVRFPKKETLVEIFSSCFNLQISLEKLLQKEYPMFLGLTKEIQEVKTKYIDLKLKHNSLDFDDLLDFTRKILMEEESIRERVGLQYQYILVDEYQDTNRIQAHIACLLASKHQNILVVGDDAQCIYGFRGANVNNMLDFPKIFPNTKTIHLTENYRSTQPILDLANSVLDQSKENYKKHLVSNRHSSSQKPKHIKFESSEEEANWIVDQILELYEDKTPLSEIVVLFRAGYISNLLEVKLTTKQIPFRKFGGKRFLDLAHVKDLLAYLRIIDNPKDILSWNRVLLLEKHIGKKYAQVLYKNIETNEFSWESVFESPTFFLGIPEQAKISFQKLIKVFQSQSFNLGNSMAIVEAILTHYFPILEEEYDDFEKRKLDLESFKILSKSSPNLSDYLANLTLDPTERMDTSPLDTKEDDFLTLSTIHSAKGLEWKYVFTMQVVEGSLPSSRIKTTQELEEERRLFYVAITRAKQGLYLTSPVFTDKNRLTTISRFLVDLPNLSELVEEEHPIAIENPKEVPESKLENDRFQDIQRYFLN; from the coding sequence GTGAATGAGGATTTAAACGAGGCTCAAAATTCAGTCATTTTATCCCCCCCAGGTCCCATCCTAGTTGTGGCGGGTGCTGGTACTGGAAAAACTAACACTCTTGTCAATAAATTGGCTTCCCTTGTTCAGAATGGATTTGATCCAAGTTCCCTTTTACTTTTAACTTTTACAAGGCGAGCAGCCAAAGAGATGTTACATCGTGCAGCAACAAAACTCGATTCACGTATGTTGTCTGTACAAGGTGGGACTTTCCATTCCTTTTGCCACCACTTCCTTCGGAAGTATTCCTTAGTTGTTTCCCTCAATTCAAATTTTACGATTTTAGATGAAGATGATGCCACAAGTCTTGTGGGGATGGCTAGAGATCAGGTTGTCACCAAACAAGTTCGATTTCCCAAAAAAGAAACTTTAGTTGAGATCTTTTCTAGTTGTTTCAACTTACAAATTTCTTTGGAAAAACTTCTACAAAAAGAATACCCTATGTTTCTTGGCTTAACAAAAGAAATCCAAGAAGTAAAAACGAAGTATATAGATCTCAAACTTAAACACAATTCATTGGATTTTGACGACTTACTTGATTTCACAAGAAAAATTTTAATGGAAGAAGAATCCATCCGAGAACGAGTTGGATTACAATATCAGTACATTTTGGTTGATGAATACCAAGATACAAATCGAATCCAAGCACATATCGCTTGTTTGCTTGCAAGTAAACACCAGAACATTCTCGTTGTGGGTGATGATGCACAATGTATTTATGGATTTCGCGGTGCCAATGTAAACAATATGTTGGATTTTCCAAAAATTTTCCCCAACACAAAAACCATTCATCTAACAGAAAACTATCGAAGTACTCAACCAATTTTGGATTTAGCAAATTCGGTTTTAGACCAAAGTAAAGAAAACTATAAAAAACATTTGGTTTCAAACAGACATTCTAGTTCCCAAAAACCAAAACATATAAAATTTGAATCTTCGGAAGAAGAAGCAAATTGGATAGTCGACCAAATTTTGGAATTATATGAAGATAAAACTCCCCTTTCGGAAATTGTTGTTCTTTTTCGTGCTGGTTATATTTCCAACCTTTTAGAAGTGAAACTCACAACAAAACAAATCCCTTTTCGAAAGTTTGGAGGAAAAAGATTTTTGGATTTAGCTCACGTAAAGGATTTACTCGCTTACCTCCGTATCATCGATAATCCCAAAGACATACTTTCCTGGAATCGGGTTTTACTTTTAGAAAAACATATCGGTAAAAAATATGCGCAGGTCCTTTATAAAAACATAGAAACAAATGAGTTCAGCTGGGAGTCCGTGTTTGAATCGCCAACATTTTTTTTAGGGATTCCTGAACAGGCAAAAATATCTTTTCAAAAACTAATCAAAGTATTTCAGTCTCAGAGTTTCAATTTAGGAAATAGTATGGCGATCGTCGAAGCGATTCTAACACATTATTTTCCGATTCTGGAAGAAGAGTATGATGACTTTGAGAAAAGAAAATTAGATTTAGAGTCCTTTAAAATTTTGAGTAAGTCCTCCCCGAATCTATCTGACTATTTGGCAAATTTGACTCTGGATCCAACCGAACGAATGGATACGAGTCCCCTTGATACCAAGGAAGATGATTTTTTAACCTTATCCACAATTCATTCAGCAAAGGGCCTCGAGTGGAAATATGTTTTCACTATGCAAGTTGTGGAAGGAAGTTTGCCTAGTTCTCGAATCAAAACAACACAAGAATTGGAAGAAGAAAGGCGATTGTTTTATGTGGCAATCACTAGAGCCAAACAAGGATTGTATTTAACATCACCGGTTTTTACTGATAAAAATCGATTAACAACGATCAGTCGGTTTTTGGTAGATTTGCCAAATTTATCAGAACTCGTCGAAGAAGAACATCCGATCGCTATTGAAAATCCAAAAGAAGTGCCAGAATCTAAGTTGGAAAACGACCGCTTCCAGGACATCCAACGATACTTTTTGAATTGA
- a CDS encoding MORN repeat-containing protein, giving the protein MNLSFRRFLCGVFLLPMYLACVSPDTKDEQTNQDPKSTTRNANLEDPEKGGKKFGCIEGNCVNGTGKYVYDNGDVYTGSFKNDLREGSGSFLYTDGEKFSGTYLEDKKQGPGEYHFKNGDKYVGEFQNGQINGKGTYSFKDGKSVSGDFTSDGQEGIGVLTDEGKARNCKIAGRKLLCE; this is encoded by the coding sequence ATGAATTTATCCTTTCGCCGCTTTCTTTGTGGAGTGTTTCTTTTACCAATGTATTTGGCCTGTGTGTCTCCTGATACAAAGGATGAACAAACAAACCAAGATCCTAAATCCACCACAAGGAATGCCAACCTGGAAGATCCAGAAAAGGGTGGGAAAAAATTTGGTTGTATCGAAGGGAATTGTGTCAACGGAACCGGTAAATATGTGTACGATAACGGTGATGTTTATACTGGATCATTTAAAAATGACTTAAGAGAAGGTTCAGGAAGTTTTCTTTATACAGATGGAGAAAAATTTAGCGGAACCTATTTAGAAGATAAAAAACAAGGTCCCGGTGAGTATCATTTTAAAAATGGGGATAAATACGTCGGTGAATTCCAAAACGGACAAATCAACGGCAAAGGTACTTATAGTTTCAAAGATGGAAAATCCGTTTCGGGTGACTTTACCTCCGATGGTCAGGAAGGAATTGGAGTTCTGACTGACGAAGGTAAGGCGAGGAATTGTAAAATCGCAGGAAGAAAACTTCTCTGCGAATAA
- a CDS encoding M48 family metallopeptidase, which produces MIRILNLVFVIPILIHCSTSPTGRRQILLVKDAEMNEMGGTAFSEMKTKTPIDSSTTANAYVNCIVSAELAVTTDTTGVDTWEVVVFKDNTPNAFALPGGKIGVHTGMFSVSKSKDQLAAVIGHEIGHVIARHGNERVSQNQLAGGSVKLLESLGKPAVAGALGMGAKFGILLPFSREHESEADLIGLELMAKSGFDPRQSVELWKNMSTLGGNKPNELLSTHPSDATRMKQLNAAMPNALALWEKAKAEGKRPNCQL; this is translated from the coding sequence ATGATTCGAATTTTAAATTTAGTTTTTGTTATCCCCATCCTCATTCATTGTAGCACGTCTCCCACGGGAAGAAGACAGATATTGTTAGTCAAAGATGCTGAAATGAATGAAATGGGTGGAACTGCCTTTTCAGAAATGAAGACAAAAACACCAATCGATTCCTCTACCACAGCAAATGCCTATGTCAATTGTATTGTATCCGCAGAGTTAGCGGTGACCACGGATACAACGGGAGTAGATACATGGGAAGTTGTTGTATTCAAAGACAATACACCTAACGCATTTGCATTACCTGGCGGAAAAATTGGTGTTCACACCGGTATGTTCTCTGTATCTAAAAGCAAAGACCAGCTAGCAGCCGTAATTGGACATGAAATAGGCCATGTGATTGCTCGTCATGGAAATGAAAGAGTTTCACAGAACCAACTTGCCGGTGGATCTGTGAAACTTTTAGAAAGTTTAGGAAAACCGGCTGTTGCAGGCGCACTCGGGATGGGAGCTAAATTTGGAATCCTATTACCATTTTCGAGAGAACATGAATCCGAGGCTGATTTAATTGGTTTGGAACTGATGGCAAAATCTGGATTTGATCCACGGCAAAGTGTTGAACTTTGGAAAAATATGAGCACTCTCGGTGGAAACAAACCAAATGAATTGTTATCAACTCATCCATCTGATGCCACTAGGATGAAACAATTGAATGCAGCAATGCCAAATGCTTTGGCACTTTGGGAAAAAGCAAAGGCAGAAGGAAAACGTCCCAACTGCCAATTATAA